In Silene latifolia isolate original U9 population chromosome X, ASM4854445v1, whole genome shotgun sequence, the following proteins share a genomic window:
- the LOC141623618 gene encoding large ribosomal subunit protein mL101 (rPPR4)-like: MATTCSKVPQIGKMATITLKGRTKNIVENRSKKYVEEALFLKLFRQGGDEVTVRHQLNLFLKSRKKAFKWEVGDTIKKLRDRKHYYAALKLSDTMAGRGMNMTISDQAIHLDLIGKTHGVAAAENYFIDLPESSKNIECYGALLNIYCKELIPDKAEALMEKMKELGLPITAMSYNSLMTLYSKTGLPEKVPALVQEMKASDIMLQTYTYNVWMRALAAVKDIYGVERVLDEMKRDGRVAEDWTTYSNLASIYVESKMFEKAENALKELEKRNTSQDLSPYQFLLTLYGKTGNLIEVYRVWRSLRLAFPKTPNVAYLNMIQRLVTLKDLKGAEKCFADWESSCTNYDIRIANVLMGAYIKDGLLQQAIELRKRACKRGAKPNAKTWEIFLEHYLKAGEVKLAVDCVERAVAIGRGDGSKWVPSSKVVNSIMGHFEQSKDVDGAEGFLEIVKKAEDKVEVEMFESLIRTYKAAGKTSPSMTRRLKMENIEVSDECKKLLEVVSTE, encoded by the exons ATGGCGACAACATGTTCCAAGGTTCCCCAGATTGGAAAAATGGCGACAATCACACTGAAAGGGAGGACCAAAAACATCGTTGAAAACAGATCAAAGAAGTACGTTGAAGAAGCTTTGTTCCTCAAGCTTTTTCGACAAGGCGGTGATGAGGTCACTGTGCGTCATCAATTGAACCTATTTCTCAAGTCTAGAAAAAAGGCTTTTAAATGGGAAGTTGGTGATACTATCAAGAAGCTTCGTGATCGCAAACATTATTATGCTGCTCTCAAG CTTTCTGATACCATGGCTGGAAGGGGCATGAATATGACTATCAGTGATCAAGCTATCCATCTGGATCTCATTGGCAAAACTCATGGAGTTGCTGCTGCAGAGAATTACTTTATTGACCTTCCTGAATCATCAAAAAACATAGAGTGCTATGGTGCTCTCCTTAACATATACTGTAAGGAGTTGATTCCGGACAAAGCTGAAGCACTCATGGAAAAGATGAAGGAACTAGGCCTCCCTATTACAGCCATGTCTTATAATAGCCTGATGACTCTCTACTCGAAAACAGGACTACCAGAAAAAGTACCAGCCCTGGTACAAGAAATGAAGGCCTCTGATATTATGCTACAAACTTACACATACAATGTTTGGATGAGGGCTCTAGCAGCTGTTAAAGATATCTATGGCGTCGAGAGGGTACTCGATGAGATGAAACGGGATGGACGAGTGGCCGAAGATTGGACAACTTACAGCAATTTAGCTTCAATATACGTTGAATCCAAGATGTTTGAAAAGGCTGAAAATGCTCTTAAGGAGCTTGAAAAGAGGAACACCTCTCAAGACCTTTCCCCATACCAATTCCTCCTCACACTCTATGGAAAAACTGGCAATCTAATTGAGGTTTATCGTGTATGGCGCTCTTTAAGGCTTGCATTTCCTAAAACTCCCAATGTGGCATATTTGAACATGATTCAGCGTTTGGTAACCTTGAAAGACCTAAAAGGTGCGGAGAAATGCTTTGCTGATTGGGAATCCAGTTGTACAAATTATGACATCCGTATAGCCAATGTACTCATGGGAGCTTACATCAAAGATGGTTTGCTCCAACAGGCTATAGAGCTCAGAAAACGTGCTTGTAAGAGAGGGGCTAAACCCAATGCTAAAACTTGGGAAATCTTTTTGGAGCATTATTTGAAGGCAGGAGAAGTTAAACTAGCAGTCGACTGTGTGGAGCGGGCAGTTGCAATTGGCAGGGGCGATGGAAGCAAGTGGGTTCCGTCTTCGAAAGTAGTTAATTCAATAATGGGACACTTTGAACAGAGCAAGGATGTTGACGGGGCAGAAGGGTTTCTGGAGATTGTGAAGAAAGCGGAGGATAAAGTGGAGGTAGAGATGTTTGAATCATTGATTAGGACCTATAAAGCTGCCGGAAAGACTAGTCCTTCCATGACTCGTCGTTTGAAGATGGAAAACATTGAGGTAAGTGATGAATGTAAGAAATTGCTTGAAGTAGTTAGCACAGAATGA